A window from Shewanella livingstonensis encodes these proteins:
- a CDS encoding DmsE family decaheme c-type cytochrome, translated as MRSLYKLVILIGSAFLVMQSAYALPWDDLTADQLESALTQKFAEGNYSPKGADSCLMCHKKSAKVMDIFNGAHGNLNNSKSPMAGLQCEACHGPLGNHNRGGKEPMIQFGQNSKLSTQTQNTVCQGCHNDAKQMAWHNSTHNLEDVACADCHVVHAATDPVLEKLTVNDTCTTCHTREKADMNKRSSHPMKWDQMTCIDCHSPHGSMTESALNKPSINDTCYSCHAEKRGPVLWEHAPVTENCITCHNPHGSVNESMLTHRAPQLCQQCHADDGHASRVVQQAGNDAFGGGKSCLNCHSQIHGSNHPAGSTLQR; from the coding sequence ATGAGATCTCTCTATAAATTGGTCATATTGATTGGTAGTGCATTTCTCGTAATGCAAAGTGCCTATGCCTTACCTTGGGACGATTTAACTGCTGACCAACTTGAATCAGCACTCACTCAAAAATTCGCTGAAGGTAACTACTCACCCAAAGGTGCTGATAGCTGCTTAATGTGTCATAAGAAAAGTGCCAAAGTGATGGACATCTTTAATGGCGCTCATGGCAATTTAAACAATTCTAAATCACCGATGGCCGGCCTACAATGCGAAGCCTGTCATGGACCGCTCGGTAACCATAACCGCGGTGGTAAAGAACCGATGATCCAGTTTGGCCAAAACAGCAAACTGTCTACTCAAACTCAAAATACGGTCTGCCAGGGCTGCCATAACGATGCTAAGCAAATGGCGTGGCATAACAGCACTCATAATCTTGAAGATGTGGCTTGTGCCGACTGTCATGTTGTTCACGCTGCTACCGATCCAGTATTAGAAAAACTCACTGTCAATGACACCTGCACCACTTGTCATACGCGTGAAAAAGCCGACATGAACAAACGCTCGAGTCACCCAATGAAATGGGACCAAATGACCTGTATCGATTGTCACTCTCCACACGGTTCAATGACCGAAAGCGCGTTAAACAAACCTTCTATTAATGACACGTGTTACAGCTGCCATGCTGAAAAACGTGGCCCCGTCCTGTGGGAACATGCGCCAGTGACCGAAAACTGCATCACGTGCCATAACCCACACGGTAGCGTTAACGAAAGCATGCTGACGCATCGCGCCCCGCAGTTATGTCAGCAATGTCATGCCGATGATGGCCACGCCAGTCGAGTGGTGCAACAAGCAGGTAACGATGCCTTTGGTGGCGGTAAAAGTTGTTTAAATTGCCATAGCCA